TCCGCCTTCGTCATCACGCTGGCGACACTGTCGATCTACAAGGGCATCAACCTCGGCATCACCCGGGCGGAGCCTTTCTATGGCATACCCGAATCGGTGAAAGACTTCGGTTCGGCCCTCATTGTCGGGCCCGTGCCATGGCTTGCTGCCCCGACCATCATCGTCGCATTCGCCCTGTGGTTCATGCTGCGACGCCAGCCGATAGGCCGCTTCATCCTTGCCATCGGCGGCAACAGCCATGCGGCGGAGCTTTCCGGCATTTCGGTGCGCATGACGGTGATCGTGGCGCATGGCATTTCCGGCTTTCTGGCATCGGTTGCAGGCATCCTGCTCGTCTCCCGCCTGCAGATCGGCCAGCCTTCCATCGGTGACGACTGGCTCATCCTCTCCTTTGCCGCCCCCGTCATCGGCGGCGCGGTACTGGCGGGCGGCCATGTCAGCGTCGGGGCCACCCTGCTCGGCGTCGTCATCGTGGCCATCATCACGCAGGCGCTGGTGCTGTTCTCCATCGATCCGTTCCTCGTGCAGGTGGTGCTGGGCGCGATGATCCTCGCCGCCGTCGGCATCAACCGCCTGCGCGAAACGCATCTCGGCAAAAAGACAGGGAAGGCCTGACATCATGGACAAGCAACCCGTTTTTCAGGCACGAAACGTCGAAAAAGTATTTCCAGGCGTTCGGGCGCTCAAGGGCGTCAATCTTTCGCTGCAACCCGGCTCGATCCACGCCCTGCTTGGGGAAAACGGTGCCGGCAAATCGACCCTGATCAAGGTCGTCACGGGTGTCCATCACCAAAGCAGCGGCCAGATCCTTGTTGATGGGCAGGCCGTGCGTTTCAGCAATCCGCGCGAGGCGATTGCCCGCGGCATTGGTGTCGTCCATCAGGAACGCAACCTCATTCCGCGCTTTTCGATTGCCGAGAATATCCACATGGAAAAGCTCGGGGCGCATTATCTCAAACCCATCGACTACGCCGCGCTGAACCGCGATGCGCGCCGCTGGCTTGAGGCGCTCAATCTGGAAATCGATCCGGCAACGCCAGTATCGGAGCTTTCCGTCGCGCAGATGCAGCTCGTGGAAATCGCCAAGGCGCTTTCCCTGCAAAGCCGTGTGCTGCTCCTCGACGAGCCGACGACATCCTTGACGCCGAGCGAAACGGACAATCTCTTCCGCATTCTACGGCGCCTGCGCGATGACGGCGCAAGCCTTGTCTTCGTCAGCCACAAGCTGGAAGAGGTTCTGGATATCTGCGACCGGGTCACGGTTCTGCGGGACGGCGAAAACGCCTGTGAAAGTCGGTCGATGGAAGGTCTCGGACGTCAGGATCTCGTGCGCCTGATGATCGGACGCGCCGAAAGCGGCGGCGGCTGGCGCAAACGCGCGGTCGAACACAATCCGATGGTGCTGGAACTTGAGGGCGTATCGACCGCGATCGGTCATGGCGATGTCAGTCTGTCCGTGCGCAAGGGCGAGATCGTCGGCCTTTACGGGCTGGTCGGCGCCGGGCGCACCGAACTTGCAAAATCGATCATGGGCAAATTCGCGGTCACCTCTGGCAACGTGCGTGTTTCGGGCCGGCCCGCCCGCATCCGCTCCGTTGCCGAAGCGATCCACGACTACGGCGTGGGTTATGTCAGCGAAGACCGCAAGGGCGATGGCCTCATTCTCCAGCACTCGGTTCTTGCCAATGCGGGCGTTCCCATCTGGCGCAAACTCTCGAATACGTTCGGCGTGCTTTCGGATGGGCGCATCCGGGCGGCGGTAACGCCTTTCCTGAAAAAGCTGGAGGTGAAGACACCAAGCCTCAGCCAGACGGTCGGCAATCTGTCCGGCGGCAACCAGCAAAAAATCAGTGTCGCCAAATGGCTCGCCGCCGATGTCAAACTGCTGATCGTCGACGAACCCTCCGTCGGCATCGACATCAAGACCAAGGCCTATCTGCATGATCTGCTGCGCGAGCTGGCAGATAACGGCACCGCCATTCTCGTCATTACCAGCGACATGCCGGAAATGGTGGCGCTGGCCGATCGCATCGTCGTGATGGAC
This is a stretch of genomic DNA from Agrobacterium fabrum str. C58. It encodes these proteins:
- a CDS encoding sugar ABC transporter ATP-binding protein, with protein sequence MDKQPVFQARNVEKVFPGVRALKGVNLSLQPGSIHALLGENGAGKSTLIKVVTGVHHQSSGQILVDGQAVRFSNPREAIARGIGVVHQERNLIPRFSIAENIHMEKLGAHYLKPIDYAALNRDARRWLEALNLEIDPATPVSELSVAQMQLVEIAKALSLQSRVLLLDEPTTSLTPSETDNLFRILRRLRDDGASLVFVSHKLEEVLDICDRVTVLRDGENACESRSMEGLGRQDLVRLMIGRAESGGGWRKRAVEHNPMVLELEGVSTAIGHGDVSLSVRKGEIVGLYGLVGAGRTELAKSIMGKFAVTSGNVRVSGRPARIRSVAEAIHDYGVGYVSEDRKGDGLILQHSVLANAGVPIWRKLSNTFGVLSDGRIRAAVTPFLKKLEVKTPSLSQTVGNLSGGNQQKISVAKWLAADVKLLIVDEPSVGIDIKTKAYLHDLLRELADNGTAILVITSDMPEMVALADRIVVMDQYRVKGIVENNGVYADMSHDIMTLIHHSEESEARLHQA
- a CDS encoding ABC transporter permease, translating into MITDNTLLRLARTDWFGPLLVTVMAIVVIRGFSPNFLSSFNIQILLLAISVNALIAFSQMIIIAIGQMNLSVGAIGGLAAISFAGLMQVWGLPAPVAAIAAMLIGIVCGMLNGLLIAITGISAFVITLATLSIYKGINLGITRAEPFYGIPESVKDFGSALIVGPVPWLAAPTIIVAFALWFMLRRQPIGRFILAIGGNSHAAELSGISVRMTVIVAHGISGFLASVAGILLVSRLQIGQPSIGDDWLILSFAAPVIGGAVLAGGHVSVGATLLGVVIVAIITQALVLFSIDPFLVQVVLGAMILAAVGINRLRETHLGKKTGKA